The Urocitellus parryii isolate mUroPar1 chromosome 6, mUroPar1.hap1, whole genome shotgun sequence genome includes a window with the following:
- the LOC113199143 gene encoding olfactory receptor 4K3: MNMAWSNQSMVTEFLLRGLSGSSELQMFYFLFFSVVYAATVLGNLLIVLTIVLEPRLHSPMYFLLGNLSFIDMSLASFATPKMIADFLSEHKVISFEGCITQIFFLHLLGGAEIVLLISMSFDRYVAICKPLRYLVIMSRRMCIGLVILSWIVGIFHALSQLAFTVNLPFCGPNEVDSFFCDLPLVIKLACVDTYILGVFMISTSGMIALVCFILLVISYTIILVTVRQRSSGGSSKALSTCSAHFTVVTLFFGPCIFIYVWPFTNFPIDKVLSVFYTIFTPLLNPVIYTLRNKDVKQSMRKLSSHVFKSRKTDQIP; the protein is encoded by the coding sequence ATGAATATGGCCTGGAGCAATCAGTCCATGGTGACAGAATTCCTTCTTCGAGGTTTGTCTGGGTCTTCAGAGCTCCAGATGTTCTACTTCCTGTTTTTCTCTGTAGTCTATGCAGCCACTGTGCTGGGGAACCTCCTCATTGTGCTGACAATTGTATTAGAGCCCCGTCTTCACTCCCCCATGTACTTCCTGCTGGGCAATCTCTCCTTCATTGACATGTCCCTGGCTTCATTTGCCACCCCCAAAATGATTGCAGACTTCCTCAGTGAGCACAAAGTCATCTCTTTTGAAGGCTGTATAACGCAGATATTCTTTCTACACCTCTTAGGAGGTGCTGAGATCGTCCTGCTGATATCCATGTCCTTTGATAGGTACGTAGCTATTTGTAAGCCTCTGCGTTACTTGGTCATCATGAGCCGGAGAATGTGCATTGGGCTTGTGATACTTTCCTGGATTGTGGGCATCTTCCATGCTCTGAGTCAGTTAGCGTTTACTGTGAATCTGCCCTTCTGTGGACCCAATGAAGTAGACAGCTTTTTTTGTGACCTCCCTTTGGTAATTAAACTTGCCTGCGTAGACACCTACATTCTGGGGGTGTTTATGATCTCTACCAGCGGCATGATTGCCCTGGTGTGCTTCATCCTGTTGGTGATCTCCTACACCATTATTCTGGTCACTGTTAGGCAGCGTTCCTCGGGCGGGTCCTCTAAAGCCCTGTCCACTTGCAGTGCCCACTTTACTGTTGTAACCCTTTTCTTTGGCCCATGCATTTTCATCTATGTGTGGCCTTTCACAAATTTCCCAATAGACAAAGTACTCTCAGTGTTTTATACTATATTCACTCCCCTCTTGAATCCAGTGATATATACTCTTAGAAATAAAGATGTCAAGCAGTCCATGAGGAAACTAAGCAGCCATGTCTTCAAGTCTAGGAAAACTGATCAGATCCCTTAA